Proteins found in one Methylobacter sp. S3L5C genomic segment:
- a CDS encoding SPOR domain-containing protein, translating to MTKKQKHRRNSFSADVNAGEDDFILVDLDVMSGKEYPSPVTLNNFSDDEEIIDRLLVRPDFKAYDELKGNHRNMDNWAAETLHLTDSFSASALDSNTDLAGVPDEEDAIDRLLVDTGFDANQWAGKNKEADAKAIDDIDLAGELSNVDQFFIKPFEQTEQTLLAASRRSTSDLDEPATKNTDDNEIQEALVIDGINQAGELTVPFKEQNAILTDKNIFKAKKSVLLSDKALDNNTLKTEDKTETISQAQSDTKIIYRKEVANKDPEATSFNSIKTKQNAIKKQQNAPVNNIKKSNLITYTALSFAIAAVLASIVMAIIIANMQTKMSKLTDMVSIIEEDSGSGPEKNADMDLNNSDISIEQLNQKINELGRHLPEINNLETRTSELEKKLTLQKQIMGQSQASLEQSKNNTKAIASINKSIDKQNTNASHLAEKKSASVKPASSEKKIPNTKTASGWSVNLSAYKKQSDAKRKADQLIQKGIPVKVIEVDMNNTKWYRLKLGSFKNKTNANSYAARIKKSHHLNNISVDNK from the coding sequence ATGACTAAAAAACAAAAACACAGAAGGAATAGCTTTTCCGCTGACGTCAACGCGGGGGAAGACGATTTTATCTTGGTCGATTTGGATGTTATGTCGGGCAAAGAATACCCTTCCCCAGTCACTTTAAATAATTTTTCTGATGATGAAGAAATTATTGACCGATTACTTGTCAGGCCGGATTTTAAAGCCTATGACGAGCTGAAAGGAAATCACAGAAATATGGATAATTGGGCAGCTGAGACGTTACATTTGACCGATAGTTTCTCGGCTTCAGCACTTGACTCCAATACTGATTTGGCTGGCGTACCTGATGAAGAAGATGCCATTGACAGATTACTTGTTGACACCGGTTTTGACGCGAATCAATGGGCAGGAAAAAATAAGGAAGCCGATGCCAAGGCAATTGATGATATAGATTTAGCTGGTGAACTCTCAAATGTTGATCAATTTTTCATTAAGCCTTTTGAGCAAACAGAACAAACCCTGTTAGCAGCAAGTAGACGCTCAACTTCAGACCTTGATGAACCAGCGACCAAAAATACTGATGACAATGAAATTCAAGAAGCCTTGGTAATTGATGGTATTAATCAAGCTGGTGAGCTTACTGTGCCTTTTAAAGAACAAAATGCCATTCTGACAGATAAAAATATTTTCAAAGCCAAGAAAAGCGTATTACTCTCCGATAAAGCCCTGGACAACAACACTTTGAAAACGGAAGATAAAACTGAAACCATCAGCCAGGCCCAATCTGATACCAAGATAATTTATCGCAAAGAAGTTGCCAATAAGGATCCCGAGGCAACATCATTCAATAGCATTAAAACTAAACAGAACGCGATTAAAAAACAACAAAATGCCCCTGTAAATAACATTAAAAAATCCAACCTTATCACTTACACTGCACTGAGTTTTGCTATTGCAGCTGTATTGGCTTCAATTGTCATGGCAATCATCATTGCCAATATGCAAACTAAAATGTCAAAACTGACTGATATGGTATCCATTATTGAAGAAGATAGTGGCAGTGGCCCTGAAAAAAATGCTGATATGGACCTTAACAATAGCGATATATCCATTGAACAGTTAAATCAAAAGATCAATGAACTTGGTCGGCACTTACCAGAAATCAACAATTTAGAAACCCGGACATCTGAACTGGAAAAAAAATTAACCCTACAAAAACAGATCATGGGCCAATCACAGGCATCACTGGAGCAATCAAAAAATAACACCAAAGCCATTGCCAGTATTAATAAATCCATTGATAAACAAAATACCAATGCCTCACATTTGGCAGAAAAAAAATCAGCATCTGTTAAACCCGCTTCCTCAGAAAAAAAAATACCCAATACCAAAACGGCATCAGGCTGGTCAGTTAATCTGAGCGCCTACAAAAAACAAAGTGATGCTAAAAGGAAAGCTGACCAACTCATACAAAAAGGTATACCTGTTAAAGTAATAGAGGTTGATATGAATAATACCAAATGGTATCGACTTAAGCTGGGTAGTTTTAAAAATAAAACGAATGCAAACTCCTATGCTGCCAGAATAAAAAAATCGCACCATTTAAACAACATTTCTGTCGATAATAAGTAA
- a CDS encoding glycine cleavage system protein R: MQLAITVLGNNHINFIGEILPVVRDCNCNILEIRSSHLGQSVAAYLLIQGNWNQIAKFENTLDSIQKRLEIKVHTLRPDQKDKDKGKDCIPYSLETISLDKDSVVESITSFLFDRDISIEEITGSSYQAPYIQSAVFSTKFIVLIPQQLPLLSLREEFLDFCDHLNIDAILEPIKR; encoded by the coding sequence ATGCAACTAGCTATTACTGTTTTAGGTAACAATCACATTAATTTTATTGGAGAAATACTACCCGTTGTTCGTGATTGCAACTGTAATATTTTAGAAATAAGATCCTCCCATCTAGGTCAATCTGTTGCCGCTTACTTGCTTATTCAAGGTAACTGGAATCAAATTGCCAAGTTTGAAAATACGCTGGATAGTATCCAAAAGCGTCTGGAAATAAAAGTCCATACTTTACGTCCTGATCAAAAAGATAAGGACAAAGGTAAAGATTGCATACCTTACTCATTGGAAACTATCTCTCTGGATAAGGATAGCGTCGTAGAGTCTATTACCTCATTTCTGTTTGATCGTGATATAAGTATCGAAGAAATAACGGGCAGTTCATACCAGGCTCCTTATATTCAATCAGCAGTATTTTCAACCAAATTTATCGTTTTAATTCCACAGCAACTGCCTCTCTTGTCATTACGGGAAGAGTTTTTGGATTTTTGCGATCATTTAAACATAGATGCAATTCTTGAGCCTATAAAACGCTAG